One window of Arthrobacter oryzae genomic DNA carries:
- a CDS encoding flavin reductase family protein yields MIAKPRSGAAPAVTGRTSAPRARHFRGSLGRFATGVAIVTFDGATRRHGITVNSFTSVSMEPPLVLVSIARSAKAHDELSGRPFAVNILGAEQRHLATHFAGRPGPEPRWVEGATAPRLSGVLAYFACTPWAEYDGGDHTLYLGEVVDFDYRSGDALAFANGAYTTIPESLLGMEDLL; encoded by the coding sequence ATGATTGCCAAGCCCCGCTCGGGAGCAGCTCCCGCAGTGACCGGCCGGACGTCGGCGCCGAGGGCCCGCCACTTCCGCGGGAGCCTCGGCAGGTTTGCCACCGGCGTCGCCATCGTGACGTTCGACGGAGCCACCAGGCGCCACGGCATCACCGTCAATTCCTTCACGTCCGTGTCCATGGAGCCGCCGCTGGTCCTGGTCAGCATCGCCCGGAGCGCCAAGGCGCACGATGAGCTCTCCGGCCGGCCATTCGCGGTGAACATCCTCGGCGCGGAACAGCGGCACCTGGCAACGCATTTCGCAGGCCGTCCAGGGCCGGAACCCCGGTGGGTGGAAGGTGCAACGGCGCCGCGCCTCTCCGGCGTCCTGGCGTACTTCGCGTGCACGCCCTGGGCCGAATACGACGGCGGGGACCACACCCTGTATCTCGGGGAGGTGGTGGACTTCGACTACCGCAGCGGCGACGCCCTGGCGTTTGCCAACGGCGCCTACACCACCATTCCGGAGAGCTTGCTGGGCATGGAGGACCTCCTGTAG
- a CDS encoding ADP-ribosylglycohydrolase family protein: MSTESSPGTTPTPQSRIHGCLLGGALGDSLGYAVEFDDISTIRGRFGPAGLLDFSALDGGSNFSDDTQMTLYTVDGLVEALEWANDGTAADANACVWLAYLRWLATQGVPVPPSAPAPQPRWIDGQAALKHRRAPGNACLSGLATGEMGTVYRPVNPESKGCGTVMRSAPFGLVPHIPAEAVYKLSSDAASLTHGHRSARQSAGTFSLLIHALMGGQSLHEAAEYALDHARGQADAEPALIERLERAVQLASVSGPKAATGRLLSPEDLVRELGEGWVAEEALAIALYAVLATAAPRDTAAEAAGVLASAAGVAHFREAIALAVNHSGDSDSTGSIAGNILGAYYGEEGLPAEWLESLEAPEVIREMAGQLVAVTIA, from the coding sequence ATGAGCACCGAATCTTCCCCCGGTACGACGCCGACGCCCCAGTCCCGGATCCATGGCTGCCTGCTGGGCGGCGCCCTGGGCGATTCCCTCGGCTACGCCGTGGAATTCGATGATATTTCCACCATCCGTGGCCGTTTCGGCCCCGCGGGCCTGCTGGATTTTTCAGCGCTCGACGGCGGCAGCAACTTTTCGGACGACACCCAGATGACGCTGTATACGGTGGACGGCCTCGTGGAGGCATTGGAATGGGCGAATGACGGTACTGCTGCCGACGCAAACGCCTGCGTGTGGCTCGCCTACCTGCGGTGGCTTGCAACGCAGGGGGTGCCGGTTCCGCCATCGGCTCCTGCTCCGCAACCCCGCTGGATAGACGGCCAGGCAGCCCTCAAGCACCGCCGCGCACCCGGAAATGCCTGCCTCAGCGGCCTGGCCACCGGTGAGATGGGCACCGTGTACCGCCCGGTCAACCCCGAGTCGAAGGGATGCGGGACGGTGATGCGTTCGGCGCCGTTCGGGCTCGTTCCGCATATTCCTGCCGAAGCCGTGTACAAGCTGAGCTCGGATGCGGCTTCACTGACCCACGGCCACCGTTCGGCTCGGCAGAGTGCCGGAACGTTCAGCCTGCTGATCCACGCACTCATGGGCGGGCAAAGCCTCCATGAAGCGGCCGAATACGCGCTCGACCATGCGCGGGGACAGGCCGACGCCGAGCCGGCACTCATTGAACGGCTGGAGCGGGCAGTGCAGCTCGCGTCAGTTTCCGGGCCGAAGGCGGCCACCGGCCGCCTCCTCAGTCCCGAAGACCTGGTGCGGGAGCTTGGAGAGGGCTGGGTTGCCGAGGAAGCACTCGCCATCGCCCTGTACGCGGTCCTCGCCACAGCGGCCCCGCGGGACACGGCAGCGGAAGCTGCCGGCGTCCTCGCCAGTGCCGCCGGCGTTGCGCACTTCCGCGAGGCCATTGCCCTGGCCGTGAACCACAGCGGAGACAGCGATTCCACCGGTTCGATCGCCGGGAACATCCTGGGTGCCTACTACGGGGAGGAGGGCCTGCCGGCGGAATGGCTGGAGTCTCTGGAAGCCCCTGAGGTCATCCGGGAAATGGCCGGTCAGCTGGTGGCGGTTACGATCGCCTGA
- a CDS encoding MFS transporter, translating into MSTSTSSQASAAPSVAATTAAHTAATAAAHTANPVPPSGPGGRYARLPLLAGKGFIPLGLFARLPLAMLTVGALTLVTAVTGSYAVGGAAAGAVGIGSALGAPVLGAWADRLGQRPVLLFAAIFNTAAVVALILTAYLVPAAQDLAAAVPVFAAAFVAGASCPQVGPLARVRWMALTSGAGKAGTARDLDAALSYESTADELTFVLGPALVGILASLITPWLPLALAAALTLTLVPAFAVHRTHLAVPLRVRRRAVSDAGPRGADGTGMAAVALPFLAMVCMGTFFGSTQTGLSSFSASFATAEIAGLLYAVMGLSSAAAALSVAYWPQGFALSARWMVSAVLMAGLAVLLLLPASALPMVLVLLVLGLPVGPLMVTVFAIGGAIAPAGRLGTVMTALASGIVAGTALGSSVAGQLAQHQGYSAAFMVPVCSAAALFVLGAAAAVVLRNGAMRRKPADAGSR; encoded by the coding sequence ATGAGCACCTCAACCTCTTCGCAGGCATCCGCCGCACCCTCCGTTGCCGCAACCACAGCCGCACACACTGCAGCAACCGCTGCCGCACACACCGCCAATCCCGTCCCTCCATCAGGGCCAGGCGGCCGCTACGCCAGGCTGCCCCTCCTGGCCGGCAAAGGCTTTATTCCGCTGGGGCTCTTCGCCCGGCTTCCGCTGGCCATGCTGACCGTGGGCGCCCTGACTCTCGTCACGGCCGTGACCGGTTCGTACGCCGTTGGCGGAGCAGCAGCGGGGGCCGTGGGCATCGGCTCGGCGCTGGGAGCACCGGTCCTCGGCGCGTGGGCGGACCGGCTCGGCCAGCGACCGGTGCTGCTGTTCGCCGCCATCTTCAACACCGCCGCCGTGGTGGCCCTGATCCTCACGGCGTATCTCGTTCCTGCAGCCCAGGACCTTGCCGCCGCTGTGCCCGTGTTCGCCGCGGCGTTCGTGGCCGGCGCGAGCTGCCCCCAGGTGGGCCCGCTGGCCCGTGTCCGCTGGATGGCGCTGACTTCCGGGGCCGGGAAAGCGGGAACTGCACGCGATCTGGACGCGGCATTGTCCTACGAAAGCACCGCGGATGAGCTGACCTTCGTGCTCGGCCCTGCGCTGGTGGGCATCCTGGCAAGCCTGATCACGCCCTGGCTCCCGCTGGCCCTCGCCGCGGCCCTGACGCTCACCCTGGTTCCAGCGTTCGCCGTGCACCGCACCCACCTGGCCGTACCTTTGAGGGTGCGCCGGCGCGCCGTCTCTGACGCCGGCCCGAGGGGTGCAGACGGCACCGGCATGGCTGCCGTGGCGCTGCCCTTCCTGGCCATGGTGTGCATGGGAACATTCTTTGGTTCAACCCAGACCGGCCTGAGCTCCTTCTCAGCCAGCTTCGCCACCGCGGAAATTGCCGGGTTGCTGTACGCGGTGATGGGACTGAGCTCCGCCGCGGCTGCACTGAGCGTCGCCTACTGGCCACAGGGCTTTGCCCTGTCGGCACGCTGGATGGTGAGCGCTGTGCTGATGGCCGGCCTGGCGGTGCTCTTGTTGCTGCCGGCGTCAGCGCTCCCCATGGTGCTGGTCCTGCTGGTCCTGGGACTGCCGGTGGGGCCGCTGATGGTCACCGTGTTCGCCATCGGCGGGGCCATAGCCCCTGCCGGACGCCTGGGAACCGTCATGACGGCCCTCGCCAGCGGCATCGTCGCCGGCACCGCCCTGGGTTCCTCCGTCGCCGGGCAGTTGGCGCAGCACCAGGGGTATTCCGCGGCGTTTATGGTGCCGGTCTGCTCGGCAGCGGCGCTGTTCGTGCTGGGGGCGGCCGCAGCCGTCGTGCTGCGAAACGGCGCAATGCGCCGCAAGCCTGCCGACGCCGGCAGCCGCTGA
- a CDS encoding IclR family transcriptional regulator produces MTQTAGAGAPAATAQASPSQTLSRGIRALEILAEAEHPLTIAELADAMGVHRSVAYRILRTLEDHSLLVRDDSGRVQPGPGLAVLARGVSRDLQSAALPELTQLANSLNMTAFVAVWDHQDCITLVSVEPRHSAATVVQHPGSRHPISAGAPGIAIQSALTEQEWNALAPDIPYRAVAAEARKLGYAASHDEVIAGVSSLAAPINVPGGRPASIAVVYIRSTQDPAEVAAALTSSAARIEKQLL; encoded by the coding sequence ATGACTCAGACCGCCGGCGCCGGCGCACCGGCCGCCACCGCCCAGGCTTCCCCGTCTCAGACGCTCTCGCGCGGAATCCGTGCGTTGGAAATCCTGGCGGAAGCCGAGCATCCGCTCACCATCGCGGAACTTGCGGACGCCATGGGCGTCCACCGTTCCGTGGCATACCGGATACTCCGCACCCTGGAGGATCACTCGCTGCTGGTCCGGGACGACTCCGGCAGGGTCCAGCCCGGTCCCGGCCTGGCCGTTCTGGCACGCGGGGTTTCACGTGATCTGCAGTCGGCGGCCCTCCCGGAACTCACGCAGCTTGCCAACTCCCTGAACATGACGGCCTTCGTCGCCGTGTGGGACCACCAGGACTGCATCACCCTGGTGAGCGTGGAGCCCAGGCACTCAGCGGCGACCGTGGTCCAGCACCCCGGCTCACGGCATCCGATCAGCGCCGGCGCGCCGGGCATCGCCATCCAGTCTGCGCTCACCGAACAGGAATGGAACGCGCTGGCTCCGGACATCCCGTACCGGGCCGTGGCGGCAGAGGCCCGGAAACTCGGTTACGCGGCGAGCCACGACGAAGTCATTGCAGGGGTTTCATCGCTGGCGGCCCCCATCAACGTGCCGGGCGGCCGGCCGGCCTCGATCGCCGTCGTCTATATCCGCTCAACGCAGGACCCGGCGGAAGTGGCGGCGGCCCTGACCTCAAGTGCCGCCCGCATCGAGAAGCAGCTGCTCTAA
- the hpaB gene encoding 4-hydroxyphenylacetate 3-monooxygenase, oxygenase component, with the protein MGIRTGQQYLDKLNGMTPHVVIDGEVVSQKIAEHPAFRNVARSYAKLFDMQHDPAYQDALTYTSPSTGDLVNASFLVPRTIEDLQRRRRAISTWAESSNGFLGRSGDYMNSSLTALSTAEKWFSQADPRFADNIRNYYEWARENDVLATHTLIPPQVNRSVSGSEQMGGQLSAHIVEERPDGIVISGARMLATIAPIADELLVFPSTVLRGTPDDAPYSYAFAIPNDAPGLRYLCRTSLYNGGSTHDEPLASRYEEMDAVAIFDNVFVPSERIFMLGHPELCNSFYAETGAGALMTHQVVTRTIAKSEFFLGLASELAESIGIDGFQHIQEDIAELIIDVEIGKALVRASEADAGPNEAGVMLPKWTTLNAARNWYPKIAQRFPQIIRKFSASGLMALPGEADVNSGARADIDMYLQGKTLTGPERVRLFKLAFDASISGFSGRQSLYEYFFFGDPVRMAGALVNSYDREPVRARVRDFLNRKD; encoded by the coding sequence ATGGGAATCCGAACCGGACAGCAGTACCTGGACAAGCTCAACGGCATGACGCCGCACGTGGTGATCGACGGGGAAGTGGTCAGCCAAAAAATTGCGGAGCACCCTGCGTTCCGCAATGTGGCCAGGTCCTACGCGAAGCTCTTCGACATGCAGCACGACCCTGCGTACCAGGATGCGCTGACGTACACCTCGCCGTCCACCGGAGACCTGGTCAACGCGTCCTTCCTGGTTCCGAGGACCATCGAGGACCTGCAGCGCCGGCGCCGGGCAATCTCCACGTGGGCCGAATCCTCCAACGGCTTCCTGGGCCGCTCGGGTGACTACATGAACTCCTCCCTGACCGCGCTCAGTACCGCCGAAAAATGGTTCTCGCAGGCCGATCCCAGGTTCGCCGACAACATCCGCAACTACTACGAGTGGGCCCGGGAGAATGACGTCCTGGCCACGCACACGCTCATTCCGCCGCAGGTCAACCGCTCCGTGTCAGGCTCTGAACAAATGGGCGGACAGCTGTCGGCGCACATCGTCGAGGAGCGGCCGGACGGCATCGTGATCAGCGGCGCCCGCATGCTGGCCACCATCGCCCCCATTGCGGATGAACTCCTGGTGTTCCCTTCCACCGTGCTGCGGGGCACCCCGGATGACGCTCCGTATTCGTATGCGTTTGCCATTCCCAATGATGCTCCGGGCCTGAGGTACCTTTGCCGCACGTCGCTGTACAACGGCGGCAGTACCCATGACGAACCCCTGGCGTCGCGCTACGAGGAGATGGATGCGGTGGCCATCTTCGACAACGTGTTCGTGCCGAGCGAGCGGATCTTCATGCTCGGACACCCGGAGCTCTGCAACAGCTTCTACGCGGAGACGGGCGCGGGGGCGCTCATGACGCACCAGGTGGTCACCCGGACCATCGCCAAGAGCGAGTTCTTCCTGGGCCTGGCCTCCGAACTGGCGGAGTCCATCGGGATCGACGGTTTCCAGCACATCCAGGAGGATATTGCGGAGCTGATTATCGATGTCGAGATCGGCAAGGCGCTGGTCCGCGCCTCGGAAGCCGACGCCGGCCCCAATGAGGCGGGCGTGATGCTGCCCAAATGGACCACGCTGAATGCCGCCAGGAACTGGTATCCCAAGATCGCCCAGCGCTTCCCGCAGATCATCCGGAAGTTCTCCGCCTCCGGGTTGATGGCGCTTCCGGGGGAGGCTGACGTCAACAGCGGGGCCCGGGCGGACATTGACATGTACCTGCAGGGCAAAACCCTGACCGGCCCGGAGCGCGTGCGCCTCTTCAAGCTGGCCTTTGATGCCTCCATTTCGGGGTTCTCGGGCAGGCAGTCCCTCTATGAATATTTCTTCTTCGGTGATCCCGTCCGGATGGCCGGTGCCCTCGTCAACAGCTATGACCGCGAACCGGTCCGGGCGAGGGTGCGCGATTTCCTGAACCGGAAGGACTGA
- a CDS encoding AAA family ATPase, whose protein sequence is MRIHRLEISAFGPFAGTEHIDFDRLSAHGLFLLNGATGAGKTSVLDAICFALYGSVPGARQDGKRLRSDHAEAAAEPRVTCGFSAKGRHFEVSRIPAWNRPSARGKNGFTEQKANTLLRERINGQWIEKSGRNDEAGAEISSVLGMDRDQFTRVVMLPQGDFAAFLRSKPADRLELLQSLFGTQRFEAVEQELARRAADARTEVAGLNNQLDLLLAQARSEAIPPEEDVPDAPPLPDDPDDLLDRLQDTAAARAGMLQDAADQAAAGRDEAVHRLESAAARAARQAKLAAAELRRSAAEAAAPALRDKARQLGLHRKAEVLGGQLQAVDKAEDAEGRAARAMAAAASELHAAVLLDPELAALSASNGAAGGRQGSGSTGEPSFDAGVLRSELSRLRSLRAVLEERLPDEAGLAGLVARRTDLGQTLDQLNEAKRAGAAALDALRAEAAGLLAGVKPLEELAAEARLRTKEAAAAEELVAVVGRYATAARVSSGVAERHLVARGHHQNHRQRWLDLREERLANAAAELASQLRPDEPCPVCGSPGHPSPAPAATAALAVVEAERAAQEDCEAAEAVLAALEKELAEARQQVAVLAAQGGDTPPEEARADAARAKERADKALRAAADLALSRARQSELDEHITAAESTQAATDSSIAKTESTLTEVQDQADALEGALRKLRAGYSTLGQRITSLKNSTALLERTDAARTTLEQAELRSKDARQQLDEALPASGFESAAAARSVLLPEPDAAMLEAAIRAGQDEAARVGELFASEELVLAARELEADGPVQAAVLDRLRAEDAAAERLARQAVVAAGLAEKSVLTVRRIAGDYARLAASGKAPRERAALLTAVAEAARGAGDNTYRMSLNSYVLAARLEQVAIAASERLVGMSDGRYTLQHTDAKAARGAKSGLGLEVVDQWTGHRRDTATLSGGESFMASLALALGLADVVQQESGGVDIETLFVDEGFGSLDEQALEQVMDALEGLRDGGRVVGLVSHVQEMKQRISTQLQVVKGRNGSTLHISDDIPA, encoded by the coding sequence ATGAGGATCCACCGGCTCGAAATTTCCGCGTTCGGCCCCTTCGCCGGCACTGAACACATCGACTTTGACCGGCTCAGCGCCCATGGGCTGTTCCTGCTCAACGGCGCCACCGGCGCCGGTAAGACGAGCGTGCTGGATGCCATCTGCTTCGCCCTTTACGGCTCGGTGCCCGGCGCACGCCAGGACGGCAAGCGCCTCCGAAGCGACCACGCCGAGGCCGCCGCCGAACCCCGCGTGACCTGCGGGTTTTCCGCCAAGGGGCGGCACTTCGAAGTCTCCAGGATCCCGGCGTGGAACAGACCCAGCGCCAGGGGCAAGAACGGTTTCACCGAGCAGAAGGCCAATACCCTCCTTCGGGAACGCATTAACGGGCAATGGATCGAAAAGTCCGGGCGGAACGATGAAGCCGGAGCGGAAATCAGTTCAGTGCTGGGCATGGACCGCGACCAGTTCACCCGGGTCGTCATGCTGCCCCAGGGCGACTTCGCTGCTTTCCTCCGCTCCAAGCCCGCCGATCGGCTGGAACTGCTTCAAAGCCTGTTTGGCACGCAGCGGTTCGAGGCCGTTGAACAGGAACTCGCCCGGCGGGCCGCGGATGCCCGCACGGAGGTGGCCGGCCTCAACAACCAGCTGGACCTTCTGCTGGCGCAGGCGCGGTCTGAGGCGATACCGCCGGAAGAGGACGTGCCGGACGCCCCGCCACTGCCCGATGACCCCGACGACCTTCTGGATCGGCTGCAGGATACCGCAGCGGCGAGGGCCGGCATGTTACAGGACGCGGCAGACCAGGCGGCAGCAGGGCGGGATGAGGCTGTCCACCGCCTCGAGTCAGCCGCGGCGCGTGCGGCCCGGCAGGCGAAGCTCGCCGCGGCGGAACTGCGGCGATCAGCTGCCGAGGCTGCGGCGCCCGCACTCCGGGACAAGGCCCGGCAGCTTGGCCTGCACCGCAAGGCCGAAGTACTCGGCGGCCAGCTGCAGGCCGTCGACAAAGCGGAGGACGCCGAAGGACGGGCCGCCCGTGCTATGGCCGCGGCAGCCAGTGAACTGCACGCGGCGGTACTTCTGGACCCCGAGCTTGCCGCCCTGTCTGCCAGCAACGGGGCGGCCGGCGGCCGTCAAGGCAGCGGCAGCACGGGCGAGCCATCTTTCGACGCAGGAGTCCTGCGCAGCGAGCTGAGCCGCCTGCGGTCCCTCCGCGCCGTACTCGAGGAACGGCTGCCGGACGAGGCCGGACTCGCCGGGCTGGTGGCCCGCCGCACCGACCTTGGGCAAACGCTCGATCAGCTGAATGAGGCGAAGCGGGCCGGTGCAGCCGCCCTTGATGCACTGCGCGCGGAGGCGGCCGGGCTGCTTGCGGGCGTGAAGCCCCTTGAAGAACTCGCCGCCGAAGCCCGACTGCGGACCAAAGAGGCCGCAGCGGCGGAGGAACTGGTCGCCGTCGTCGGTCGCTACGCCACAGCGGCGCGGGTCAGTTCGGGCGTTGCTGAACGGCACTTGGTGGCCAGGGGCCACCACCAGAACCATCGCCAGCGGTGGCTGGACCTGAGGGAGGAACGGCTCGCCAACGCCGCTGCTGAGCTCGCTTCCCAGCTCCGGCCGGACGAGCCCTGCCCCGTGTGCGGCAGCCCCGGGCACCCCTCTCCGGCACCGGCGGCCACTGCCGCACTGGCCGTCGTTGAAGCGGAGCGGGCCGCCCAGGAAGACTGTGAGGCAGCAGAGGCGGTCCTTGCGGCGCTGGAGAAGGAACTAGCCGAAGCCCGGCAGCAGGTTGCCGTTTTGGCGGCTCAGGGCGGCGACACCCCGCCGGAGGAAGCCCGCGCGGACGCCGCCCGGGCGAAGGAACGAGCGGACAAGGCACTCCGGGCTGCTGCGGACCTCGCTCTCAGCCGTGCGCGCCAGTCGGAACTGGACGAACACATCACAGCCGCCGAGTCCACGCAGGCAGCCACCGATTCCAGCATTGCGAAGACGGAGTCCACGCTCACGGAGGTCCAGGACCAGGCGGATGCTTTGGAGGGTGCGCTGCGCAAACTCCGGGCGGGCTACTCCACGCTTGGCCAGCGGATCACCTCCCTCAAGAATTCCACGGCGCTCCTGGAACGAACGGACGCCGCCCGGACCACCCTCGAGCAGGCCGAACTGCGGAGCAAAGACGCCCGCCAGCAGCTGGATGAGGCGCTCCCGGCGTCCGGGTTCGAATCCGCTGCGGCGGCGCGGTCCGTCCTTCTTCCGGAGCCGGATGCAGCCATGCTCGAAGCCGCAATCCGGGCCGGCCAGGATGAGGCCGCCCGCGTGGGTGAGCTCTTTGCCAGCGAGGAACTCGTCCTGGCCGCCCGCGAGCTTGAAGCGGACGGCCCGGTGCAGGCCGCTGTCCTCGACCGGCTCCGGGCCGAGGATGCCGCCGCCGAACGGCTCGCCAGGCAGGCCGTTGTCGCGGCGGGACTCGCGGAGAAGTCGGTACTGACCGTCCGCCGGATCGCGGGGGATTACGCCCGGCTTGCGGCTTCGGGCAAGGCTCCCCGGGAGCGCGCGGCGCTGCTCACCGCGGTGGCTGAGGCCGCCCGGGGCGCCGGCGACAACACCTACCGCATGAGCCTGAACAGCTACGTGCTCGCGGCCCGGCTTGAGCAGGTGGCCATCGCTGCCTCGGAACGGCTCGTCGGCATGAGCGATGGCCGCTATACCCTGCAGCACACGGACGCCAAGGCCGCCCGCGGAGCCAAGTCCGGCCTCGGCCTGGAAGTTGTGGACCAGTGGACGGGCCACCGCAGGGATACGGCCACGCTGTCCGGCGGCGAATCATTCATGGCCTCGCTGGCCCTGGCGCTGGGCCTCGCGGACGTGGTGCAGCAGGAGTCCGGCGGAGTGGACATCGAGACGCTCTTTGTGGACGAGGGCTTCGGGAGCCTCGACGAGCAGGCACTTGAACAGGTGATGGATGCCCTGGAAGGGCTTCGGGACGGCGGCCGCGTGGTGGGCCTCGTGAGCCATGTGCAGGAAATGAAGCAGCGCATCAGCACCCAGCTTCAGGTGGTCAAGGGGCGGAACGGCTCCACCCTCCACATTTCGGACGACATCCCGGCCTGA
- a CDS encoding exonuclease SbcCD subunit D — translation MRLLHTSDWHLGRSFHGVGMLDAQQDFIDQLVEFVRAEKVDVVLIAGDVYDRALPGVDVVRLLDDALVRLTDAGAQVVLTSGNHDSAIRLGFASRLLERGGVHLRTRLAELDVPVLLPLDSAADGPVLAIYGIPWLEPRLVAEQLGVEPASHFEVTRAATDRIRADVGARAKDRAVHSVVLAHTFASGGISSDSERDLSIGGVGAVPLDLFDGFSYAALGHLHGRQALSPAVRYSGSPLAYSFSEAKHRKGGWLVEADTTGITDVREIHWKAPRALAVLRGTLDHLLAAEEYAWAEAAYCQITLTDRQRPAQAMDKLRARFPDTLVLGFEPEGAAPDAGTSYSSRLAEAEDDLSICCGFLEHVRGRTTADAEAVVLREALEAVRLEEMSQ, via the coding sequence ATGCGGTTATTGCACACTTCCGATTGGCACCTGGGCAGGTCGTTCCACGGCGTCGGCATGCTGGATGCCCAGCAGGACTTCATTGACCAGCTGGTCGAATTCGTCCGCGCGGAGAAGGTGGACGTCGTCCTGATTGCCGGCGATGTCTACGATCGCGCCCTCCCCGGTGTTGACGTGGTCCGGCTGCTGGACGATGCCCTGGTCCGCCTGACGGACGCGGGAGCGCAGGTGGTCCTCACCAGCGGAAACCACGACTCCGCCATCCGCCTCGGCTTCGCCTCAAGGCTGCTCGAACGCGGCGGAGTGCACCTGCGCACGCGGCTCGCCGAACTGGACGTGCCGGTGCTGCTTCCGCTGGACTCGGCGGCGGACGGCCCGGTGCTGGCCATCTACGGCATTCCGTGGCTTGAGCCCCGGCTCGTCGCGGAGCAGCTGGGCGTTGAACCTGCCAGCCACTTCGAAGTGACGCGCGCGGCCACGGACAGGATCCGTGCCGATGTCGGCGCCCGGGCCAAGGACAGGGCTGTACATTCCGTGGTGCTCGCGCATACTTTCGCGAGCGGCGGGATCAGCTCGGACAGTGAACGGGACCTGAGCATCGGTGGTGTCGGCGCCGTCCCGCTGGACCTCTTTGACGGCTTCAGCTACGCTGCGCTGGGCCACCTGCACGGCCGGCAGGCGCTGTCACCGGCAGTCCGCTACTCCGGATCGCCCCTGGCTTATTCCTTCTCCGAAGCCAAGCACCGGAAAGGCGGCTGGCTGGTCGAAGCGGACACCACGGGCATCACCGACGTCAGGGAAATCCACTGGAAGGCTCCGCGGGCCCTGGCCGTGCTGCGGGGCACGCTGGATCACCTCCTTGCAGCCGAAGAATACGCCTGGGCTGAGGCAGCCTATTGCCAGATCACCCTGACGGACCGCCAGCGCCCCGCCCAGGCCATGGACAAACTGCGTGCACGCTTTCCGGACACGCTGGTGCTGGGCTTCGAACCGGAAGGCGCCGCCCCTGATGCCGGGACCAGCTACAGCAGCAGGCTCGCCGAGGCCGAGGACGACCTGTCCATCTGCTGCGGCTTCCTGGAGCACGTTCGCGGCCGCACCACTGCCGATGCCGAAGCGGTTGTCTTACGGGAAGCCCTCGAAGCCGTGCGCCTGGAAGAGATGTCACAATGA
- a CDS encoding MIP/aquaporin family protein, which yields MTSPVPARQTSSPDLHAAPEAFTPGLVARLSAEAFGTLFLVIAGLGVPLFTIPQSNPLSASLAAGLAVTAAMLAFAYVSGGHFNPAVTLGNAIAGRIRLAEAAAYLGAQLVGAIAGTLALFGILRTVPKIEDTRAAFDTVTAGFGEHSIIQAPMAGVLLVEVLGAAILVAVFLGTTASRNTNKAAAPFAVGLTLAVLLQLGQAVGNTPFNPARATASAIFSNSWSLEQLWLFWVAPLVGAAIAGLVFRGFAETPAAVPARAHGAGDDAELGSDDDLDDGNSDDDVYGDAAAGTAGAPQDGAASSPDDDARDFFDGKRGR from the coding sequence ATGACCTCCCCTGTGCCTGCACGCCAGACCTCAAGTCCCGATTTGCACGCCGCTCCGGAGGCTTTCACACCTGGGCTCGTGGCACGTTTGTCAGCGGAGGCCTTCGGAACCCTGTTCCTCGTGATTGCCGGGCTTGGCGTCCCGCTGTTCACCATTCCCCAGTCCAACCCTCTGTCCGCCTCGCTGGCAGCCGGACTTGCCGTCACCGCCGCCATGCTCGCCTTCGCCTACGTTTCCGGCGGCCACTTTAATCCGGCAGTGACCCTGGGCAACGCCATCGCCGGCCGCATCAGGCTGGCGGAAGCTGCGGCATACCTTGGTGCGCAGCTGGTCGGCGCCATCGCAGGGACGCTGGCACTGTTCGGAATCCTGCGGACTGTTCCCAAGATCGAAGACACCCGGGCCGCCTTTGACACCGTGACAGCCGGCTTTGGCGAGCATTCCATCATCCAGGCGCCCATGGCCGGCGTCCTCCTCGTGGAAGTACTTGGCGCTGCCATCCTGGTGGCCGTCTTCCTGGGCACCACGGCTTCCCGCAACACCAACAAAGCCGCCGCGCCCTTCGCCGTGGGACTTACGCTCGCCGTCCTGCTCCAGCTGGGCCAGGCAGTGGGCAACACGCCCTTCAACCCGGCCCGCGCCACGGCGTCGGCTATCTTCAGCAACTCCTGGTCACTTGAACAGCTCTGGCTCTTCTGGGTCGCTCCGCTGGTAGGTGCCGCCATCGCCGGCCTGGTGTTCCGCGGGTTCGCCGAAACTCCGGCGGCGGTGCCGGCCCGGGCGCACGGCGCCGGCGACGACGCTGAACTCGGGTCCGACGACGATCTCGACGACGGGAATTCCGACGACGACGTTTACGGCGATGCAGCGGCCGGCACTGCCGGTGCCCCGCAGGACGGCGCCGCCAGCTCCCCTGACGACGATGCACGCGACTTCTTTGACGGCAAGCGCGGACGCTAG